Proteins encoded within one genomic window of Brachybacterium muris:
- a CDS encoding VWA domain-containing protein, translating into MISRLSSALVAALIAALVVMAGPAGPALAEGYNTGRTAPSMLVFDASGSMRAEDVGGRSRMVVAKEAVSGLVPLLLEDASVGLMTYGNSDAQTANSQEAGCQDVKLLVEPDGLDRDRLLQEIDAVQPSGFTPIGLSLRKAAEALPEAEMRSIVLVSDGIDECGGPPPCEVAAELATQHPEMRIHTIGFKAEQAARDELACIAEATGGTFADATDAETLRDELLVKMTRAIQGYSSAGSPITGGTTPEDAVDLVPGSYLDVLEHGSPAIDDGQGFSRYYRLKLAPGEIAHVTATMVLPGGGGATNKLAQLQLRTASTDGTDCRIGNVAARAEADLGDGPITASIATPRMAETEYLSCFGADADGTVILQVERTGNPSEAEAIPVELQFFAEQEVDPSGLPPAVKWPRQIEPLAVPSDGEQIQPAFSFASAVEAGNGPLRGTIIPGEVQFFRVPVQYGQQVRSALALGEFVPPDGMDLTLHATLVSPLRGEVYSMVSPDGGAETAGFSEQARPGLQVQLNQATAVQFKNREQGTTEARSSFLAGDYYLQLTLIPSRYDGDRLFEVPYTIDIDAVGEPAEGPELDGQGAASAEDRTAADPGQVAAASDGGGDGPVELEEAPQEGAGFSLHPVVWALLAGLGGGVALAVAAIAAVVLVRRGR; encoded by the coding sequence GTGATCTCACGCCTGTCTTCTGCACTCGTCGCCGCACTGATCGCCGCTCTGGTCGTGATGGCGGGGCCGGCCGGCCCGGCGCTCGCCGAGGGCTACAACACCGGCCGCACCGCACCCTCGATGCTCGTGTTCGACGCCTCGGGCTCCATGCGGGCTGAAGACGTCGGTGGCCGCAGCCGCATGGTGGTGGCGAAGGAGGCCGTCTCCGGTCTGGTGCCCCTCCTTCTGGAGGACGCCAGCGTGGGGCTGATGACCTACGGCAACTCCGACGCCCAGACGGCGAACAGCCAGGAGGCCGGCTGCCAGGACGTGAAACTGCTGGTGGAACCGGACGGCCTGGACCGCGACCGACTGCTGCAGGAGATCGACGCGGTTCAACCCTCCGGCTTCACCCCCATCGGCCTGTCCCTGCGCAAGGCCGCGGAGGCACTGCCGGAGGCGGAGATGCGCTCCATCGTGCTGGTGTCCGACGGGATCGACGAGTGCGGTGGACCGCCCCCGTGCGAGGTCGCCGCCGAACTGGCCACCCAGCATCCCGAGATGCGGATCCACACCATCGGCTTCAAGGCCGAGCAGGCCGCCAGGGACGAACTGGCATGTATCGCCGAGGCCACCGGCGGCACCTTCGCCGACGCCACCGATGCCGAGACCCTGCGCGATGAGCTGCTGGTGAAGATGACCCGCGCCATCCAGGGGTACTCCTCCGCAGGCAGTCCGATCACCGGTGGCACCACCCCTGAGGACGCGGTGGATCTGGTGCCAGGCTCCTACCTGGACGTGCTCGAGCACGGCAGCCCTGCCATCGACGACGGGCAGGGCTTCTCCCGCTACTACCGGCTGAAGCTGGCTCCCGGCGAGATCGCGCACGTGACCGCCACCATGGTGCTGCCCGGTGGGGGCGGCGCCACCAACAAGCTCGCCCAGCTGCAACTGCGTACCGCTTCCACTGACGGCACCGACTGCCGCATCGGCAATGTCGCCGCCCGCGCCGAGGCGGACCTCGGCGACGGGCCGATCACGGCCAGCATCGCCACGCCGCGCATGGCGGAGACCGAGTACCTCTCCTGCTTCGGCGCTGACGCGGACGGCACGGTGATCCTGCAGGTGGAGCGCACCGGCAACCCGTCCGAGGCGGAGGCGATCCCGGTGGAGCTGCAGTTCTTCGCCGAGCAGGAGGTGGATCCCAGCGGTCTGCCGCCCGCAGTGAAGTGGCCCCGACAGATCGAGCCGCTCGCCGTGCCCTCCGACGGTGAGCAGATCCAGCCCGCGTTCTCCTTCGCCTCCGCCGTCGAGGCCGGGAACGGACCCCTTCGCGGCACCATCATCCCCGGGGAGGTTCAGTTCTTCCGCGTGCCTGTGCAGTACGGCCAGCAGGTGCGCAGCGCACTCGCCCTGGGCGAGTTCGTCCCACCGGACGGGATGGACCTGACGCTGCACGCCACCCTTGTGTCCCCGTTGCGGGGAGAGGTGTACTCGATGGTGTCGCCGGACGGCGGCGCCGAAACCGCCGGTTTCTCCGAGCAGGCCCGGCCCGGCCTCCAGGTGCAGCTGAACCAGGCCACCGCCGTGCAGTTCAAGAACAGGGAGCAGGGTACTACCGAGGCCCGCTCCTCGTTCCTGGCCGGGGACTACTACCTCCAGCTGACCCTGATCCCCTCGCGGTACGACGGGGACCGGCTGTTCGAGGTGCCGTACACGATCGACATCGATGCTGTGGGCGAGCCTGCGGAGGGCCCGGAACTGGACGGGCAGGGGGCGGCATCGGCCGAGGACCGCACCGCAGCGGACCCGGGCCAGGTGGCTGCCGCGTCTGACGGGGGCGGCGACGGGCCCGTGGAGCTCGAGGAAGCGCCGCAGGAGGGGGCGGGCTTCTCGCTGCATCCGGTGGTGTGG
- a CDS encoding 4-hydroxy-3-methylbut-2-enyl diphosphate reductase encodes MSTGTVYLAEPRGYCAGVDRAVVAVERALEHYDETIYVRHEIVHNKFVVDSLRAKGAVFVEEVDEIPEGSLVIFSAHGISPKVREMAEQRNLRTIDATCPLVTKVHKEAVRFAREDYDILLVGHEGHEEVEGTAGEAPDHVQIVNSPDDAVNVTVRDPEKVVWLSQTTLSVDETMETVDRLRERFPTLQSPPSDDICYATQNRQVAVKKIAPQSDLVLVVGSPNSSNSVRLMEVAKEAGAKASHRIDSVAELREEWFEGVQTVGVTSGASVPDVLVQELLAELSRRGYGDVKPVRTATEDLMFSLPRELRQEMKAKGVTDSRKRPTGAGATAESGSVGTKPTGNVDEVREQPEEGAGLT; translated from the coding sequence GTGAGCACCGGAACCGTGTACCTGGCCGAACCGCGTGGATACTGCGCCGGCGTCGATCGCGCCGTCGTCGCCGTCGAACGCGCCCTGGAGCATTACGACGAGACCATCTACGTGCGCCACGAGATCGTCCACAACAAGTTCGTGGTGGACAGCCTGCGCGCCAAGGGCGCCGTGTTCGTCGAGGAGGTCGACGAGATCCCCGAGGGCTCGCTGGTGATCTTCTCCGCCCACGGCATCTCCCCGAAGGTGCGCGAGATGGCTGAGCAGCGCAACCTGCGCACCATCGACGCCACCTGCCCGCTGGTCACCAAGGTGCACAAGGAAGCGGTGCGCTTCGCCCGCGAGGACTACGACATCCTGCTGGTGGGCCACGAGGGTCACGAGGAGGTCGAGGGCACCGCGGGCGAGGCCCCGGATCACGTGCAGATCGTCAACTCGCCCGACGACGCCGTCAACGTGACCGTGCGCGACCCCGAGAAGGTCGTGTGGCTCTCGCAGACCACCCTCAGCGTCGACGAGACCATGGAGACCGTGGACCGCCTGCGCGAGCGGTTCCCCACCCTGCAGTCCCCGCCCAGCGACGACATCTGCTACGCCACCCAGAACCGTCAGGTGGCGGTGAAGAAGATCGCCCCGCAGTCCGACCTGGTGCTGGTGGTCGGCTCCCCGAACTCCTCCAACTCGGTGCGCCTGATGGAGGTGGCCAAGGAGGCGGGTGCGAAGGCCTCCCACCGCATCGATTCCGTCGCTGAGCTGCGCGAGGAGTGGTTCGAGGGCGTTCAGACCGTGGGCGTCACCTCCGGGGCCTCGGTTCCCGATGTGCTGGTCCAGGAGCTGCTCGCTGAGCTGTCCCGACGCGGCTACGGGGACGTCAAGCCCGTGCGCACCGCGACGGAGGACCTCATGTTCTCCCTGCCGCGCGAGCTGCGCCAGGAGATGAAGGCCAAGGGCGTGACCGACAGCCGCAAGCGCCCCACCGGCGCCGGGGCCACCGCCGAGTCCGGCTCCGTCGGCACGAAGCCCACCGGGAACGTCGACGAGGTGCGCGAGCAGCCCGAGGAGGGCGCAGGGCTCACCTGA
- the xseA gene encoding exodeoxyribonuclease VII large subunit, which yields MSDFSTVPGGADGTAGGGTAAAARRTLAPTAAQTTAENPWPLRQLSVKVGEYIARMSPLWVEGEIVQLNRRPGSGMSFMTLRDIDVDMSFSVPIREHVLRTLPIEPVAGARVVVHAKPTFWTRRGSLQLEADGIRPVGLGELLARLEQLKRVLAAEGLFDASHKKALPFLPRTVGLICGRESAAERDVVVNARRRWPAVEFAVREVAVQGTKAVREVSAALRELDGLDEVDVIIISRGGGSLEDLLPFSDEQLVRLVAGARTPIVSAIGHEVDTPLIDLVADMRASTPTDAAKRVVPDIQAELDQLTMGRSRLRTAIRSRLEREQSTLDAIRSRPVLENPSTILAGRADEVRARISLARTLIGARLDRAADEIDHLGRQVQALSPLATLERGYAVVQDASGTVVRDPSQAEVDQALSVRVAAGRFGVRRTVEDPYQPPPQP from the coding sequence ATGAGCGATTTCTCCACGGTTCCCGGTGGTGCTGATGGTACTGCCGGTGGCGGCACTGCCGCCGCCGCGCGCCGCACCCTGGCGCCCACCGCTGCGCAGACCACCGCGGAGAACCCGTGGCCGCTGCGGCAGCTGTCGGTGAAGGTGGGTGAGTACATCGCCCGCATGTCACCACTGTGGGTGGAGGGCGAGATCGTCCAGCTGAACCGAAGGCCGGGCTCCGGCATGTCCTTCATGACCCTGCGGGACATCGACGTGGACATGTCCTTCTCGGTGCCGATCCGCGAGCACGTGCTTCGCACCCTGCCCATCGAGCCGGTCGCTGGTGCCCGCGTGGTGGTGCACGCCAAGCCAACCTTCTGGACCCGCCGCGGCAGCCTGCAGCTGGAGGCCGACGGCATCCGCCCGGTCGGTCTCGGCGAGCTCCTGGCGCGCCTGGAGCAGCTCAAGCGCGTGCTGGCCGCGGAGGGCCTGTTCGACGCCTCCCACAAGAAGGCCTTGCCGTTCCTGCCGCGCACCGTGGGTCTGATCTGCGGCCGCGAGTCCGCTGCGGAGAGGGATGTGGTGGTCAACGCCCGGCGCCGCTGGCCCGCCGTGGAGTTCGCGGTGCGGGAGGTGGCCGTGCAGGGCACCAAGGCGGTGCGGGAGGTCTCTGCTGCCCTGCGTGAGCTGGACGGCCTGGACGAGGTGGACGTCATCATCATCTCCCGCGGCGGCGGCTCCCTGGAAGATCTGCTGCCGTTCTCCGACGAGCAGCTGGTGCGGCTGGTCGCCGGGGCACGGACCCCGATCGTCTCGGCGATCGGCCACGAGGTGGACACCCCGCTGATCGACCTGGTGGCCGACATGCGCGCCTCCACCCCCACCGATGCCGCCAAGCGCGTGGTGCCGGACATCCAGGCCGAGCTCGATCAGCTCACCATGGGCCGCTCCCGCCTGCGCACCGCGATCCGCAGCCGGCTGGAGCGCGAGCAGTCCACCCTCGATGCGATCCGCTCCAGGCCGGTGCTGGAGAACCCCTCCACGATCCTCGCCGGCCGGGCCGATGAGGTGCGAGCCCGCATCAGCTTGGCCCGCACCCTGATCGGGGCAAGGCTGGATCGTGCGGCCGACGAGATCGACCACCTGGGCCGGCAGGTGCAGGCCCTCAGCCCCCTGGCCACCCTGGAGCGCGGCTACGCAGTAGTGCAGGACGCCTCCGGCACCGTGGTGCGCGACCCCTCACAGGCCGAGGTCGACCAGGCCCTGTCCGTGCGCGTGGCCGCTGGCCGCTTCGGCGTGCGCCGCACCGTGGAGGACCCGTACCAACCACCGCCCCAGCCCTAA
- a CDS encoding exodeoxyribonuclease VII small subunit, with amino-acid sequence MTPRSADKTTAPAGSDPTAGDGAPVVEPAGVVQPLPADIAELSYEAARDQLTEVVRRLESGQGGLEDSIGLWERGEMLARRCQQWLDGARDRLDQAVAARRNSEDQSD; translated from the coding sequence ATGACCCCCCGATCCGCTGACAAGACCACTGCCCCCGCAGGATCCGACCCCACGGCCGGCGACGGCGCACCCGTGGTGGAGCCTGCCGGCGTTGTGCAGCCGCTGCCCGCGGACATCGCCGAGCTCTCCTACGAAGCCGCCCGCGACCAGCTCACCGAGGTGGTTCGCCGCCTCGAGTCGGGGCAGGGCGGGCTGGAGGACTCCATCGGCCTGTGGGAGCGCGGTGAGATGCTGGCCCGTCGTTGCCAGCAGTGGCTGGACGGAGCCCGCGACCGCCTCGATCAGGCCGTCGCTGCCCGCCGGAACTCGGAGGACCAGTCCGACTGA
- a CDS encoding DUF4245 domain-containing protein — MHEHRDDDSDANRKGSGPTSEPQASPAPATVPAPKSHYQLPTRENTSLRNMIWALGLTMLIVVVVGIGFFGVGSDQSREPLPNTEVDLAQTAERAQESAPYPVVVPAAGEEWAVRSVRFTDAEDRWEVRYSSPQRHLVTMVQAPEISAPMLSASFPGAVEGEEQEIAGVPCQVLSGGTDDEPHTGLSCAGDGWGLLIHGATEPEELRELAEAAITSID; from the coding sequence ATGCATGAACACCGTGACGACGACAGCGACGCGAACCGCAAGGGCAGCGGACCCACCTCCGAGCCGCAGGCTTCGCCCGCCCCCGCGACGGTGCCTGCACCGAAGTCCCACTATCAGCTGCCCACGAGGGAGAACACCTCGCTGCGGAACATGATCTGGGCGCTCGGGCTGACGATGCTGATCGTGGTCGTGGTGGGCATCGGCTTCTTCGGGGTGGGCAGTGACCAGTCACGCGAGCCGCTGCCGAACACCGAGGTGGACCTGGCGCAGACCGCCGAGCGGGCCCAGGAGTCCGCCCCGTACCCGGTGGTCGTGCCCGCGGCGGGGGAGGAGTGGGCGGTGCGGTCGGTACGATTCACCGATGCGGAGGACCGCTGGGAGGTGCGCTACTCCTCGCCGCAGCGTCACCTGGTGACCATGGTGCAGGCCCCGGAGATCTCCGCCCCGATGCTCTCGGCGAGCTTCCCGGGTGCCGTGGAGGGCGAGGAGCAGGAGATCGCCGGCGTGCCGTGCCAGGTGCTCTCCGGCGGCACCGACGACGAGCCCCATACAGGCCTGTCCTGCGCTGGTGACGGGTGGGGCCTGCTGATCCACGGTGCCACCGAGCCGGAGGAGCTGCGGGAGCTGGCCGAAGCGGCCATCACCTCGATCGACTGA
- a CDS encoding PfkB family carbohydrate kinase, producing the protein MTATFLTVGEALTDIVVDADGNRAEHPGGSPMNVAVALGRLGHTSHLLTRIGDDQRGQAIRAHVTDSHVQLTPGSITGAPTSTAEAQLDASGAATYTFDLTWDPAATGLPEQVHAVHTSSIAAVLDPGAATVAQVLDRYRDHATISYDPNARPTLMGDAAAARERIEAIIVRADVVKTSDEDVAWLYDTDDVEDVVSSWRALGPGITVLTRGGDGAVGFTDSGRVQVAPVQVEVADTVGAGDTFSAGILDALADKRLLGAGNREALAALPSDDVAAVLRRAARLAAVTVSRSGANPPWSHELG; encoded by the coding sequence GTGACCGCGACATTCCTCACCGTCGGAGAAGCCCTCACCGATATCGTCGTCGATGCCGATGGCAATCGAGCAGAGCACCCGGGCGGATCCCCCATGAACGTGGCCGTGGCGCTGGGGCGCCTGGGCCACACCTCCCACCTGCTCACTCGCATCGGTGACGACCAGCGCGGACAAGCCATCCGCGCGCACGTCACGGACTCCCACGTGCAGCTCACCCCCGGCAGCATCACGGGCGCCCCCACCTCCACCGCCGAGGCGCAGCTGGATGCGAGCGGGGCCGCCACCTACACCTTCGACCTCACCTGGGACCCGGCCGCGACCGGCCTGCCCGAGCAGGTCCATGCCGTGCACACCTCCTCCATCGCCGCTGTGCTGGACCCCGGCGCGGCCACCGTCGCCCAGGTGCTGGACCGCTACCGGGACCACGCCACGATCAGCTACGACCCCAACGCCCGCCCCACCCTGATGGGTGATGCCGCCGCGGCCCGCGAGCGCATCGAGGCGATCATCGTCCGGGCCGATGTGGTCAAGACCTCCGACGAGGACGTGGCCTGGCTGTACGACACCGACGACGTCGAGGACGTGGTCTCCTCGTGGCGGGCCCTGGGCCCCGGGATCACCGTGCTCACCCGCGGCGGTGACGGCGCGGTGGGCTTCACCGACTCCGGCCGGGTGCAGGTCGCACCGGTGCAGGTGGAGGTGGCCGACACCGTGGGCGCCGGGGACACGTTCAGCGCCGGCATCCTCGACGCCCTCGCCGACAAGCGCCTGCTGGGTGCCGGCAACCGTGAGGCCCTGGCCGCCCTGCCCTCCGACGACGTCGCCGCCGTGCTGCGCCGCGCCGCCCGGCTGGCGGCCGTCACCGTCTCGCGCTCCGGGGCGAACCCGCCGTGGAGCCACGAACTGGGCTGA